Proteins found in one Miscanthus floridulus cultivar M001 chromosome 4, ASM1932011v1, whole genome shotgun sequence genomic segment:
- the LOC136549061 gene encoding probable 2' cyclic ADP-D-ribose synthase BdTIR: MASSALPPQRSSAVISDDCGIASLLNASAEAAMGNTELAERWATRRVDDERPAAPKEYDVFINHRGVDTKHNVARLLYDRLEHLSGGRVRSFLDSKSMRPGDRLHESINEGIRQCRVAVVIFSPSYLDSDFCLHELANIVESRKLLIPIFYGIKPTELILRQEVLHSQANTPRDIERFRIALKEAKYTVGLNHDPAKDDLADLVLTAANAVMERIQEMEQRLQPQRRQMIVSRL; this comes from the exons ATGGCGTCATCCGCACTACCGCCACAGAGGTCGTCCGCCGTGATCAGCGACGACTGCGGCATCGCATCGCTGCTAAACGCATCGGCGGAGGCGGCGATGGGGAACACCGAGCTCGCCGAGCGGTGGGCGACGCGGCGCGTCGACGACGAGAGGCCCGCGGCGCCCAAGGAGTACGACGTGTTCATCAACCACCGCGGGGTGGACACCAAGCACAACGTGGCGCGCCTCCTGTACGACCGCCTCGAGCACCTCAGCGGGGGGCGGGTCCGCTCCTTCCTGGACAGCAAGTCCATGCGCCCCGGCGACAGGCTCCATGAGAGCATCAACGAGGGCATCAGACAGTGCAGGGTCGCCGTGGTCATTTTCTCCCCGAGCTACTTGGACTCCGACTTCTGCCTCCACGAGCTCGCCAACATCGTGGAGTCACGCAAGCTCCTCATCCCCATCTTCTACGGCATCAAGCCCACGGAGCTCATCCTGCGGCAGGAGGTGCTCCACTCCCAAGCAAACACGCCCCGGGACATCGAGCGCTTCAGGATCGCTCTCAAGGAGGCCAAGTACACCGTCGGACTCAACCACGACCCCGCCAAAGA TGACTTGGCGGACCTGGTGTTAACGGCAGCGAACGCGGTGATGGAGAGGATTCAAGAAATGGAACAGCGCCTGCAGCCACAACGCCGCCAGATGATCGTTTCGAGGCTGTGA